In Camelina sativa cultivar DH55 chromosome 16, Cs, whole genome shotgun sequence, a single window of DNA contains:
- the LOC104749574 gene encoding protein argonaute 6-like, with product METSSSLPLSPISIKPEQRSHRDYAITTRLGVGTTGSPIELCTNHFNVSVRQPDVVFYQYNVSITTEKGDDVKGKGIGRKLMDQLFKSYSSDLDGKRLAYDGEKTLYTVGPLPQNEFDFQVILEGSFSKRDCGVSDGGSPSGTCKRSKRSFLPRSYKVQIHFTAEIPFKSVLVTQRGADTPDKSAQDALRVLDTVLRQRAAGRGCLLVRQAYFHNNGYSFEVGGGVKGIKGLHSSFRPTHGGLSLNIDVSTTMILEPGPVIKFLLANQSVESPRQIDWIQAAKMLKHMRVKASHSNMEYKIIGLTTKPCNQQLFSMKIKDGEHEGQPREITVYDYFKQTYTAPISSAYLPCLDVGKSNRPIYLPLEFCNLVSLQRYTKALSGRQRASLIEKSRQKPLERIKTLNDAMCTNCYDEDPFLAGCGISIEKQMTRVEGRVLKPPMLKFGKNEDFEPCNGRWNFNNKMLLEPRPIKNWAIVNFSSPCDSSYISRELISCGMRKGIEIDRPFALVEEDPQNKKAGPVERVEKVIAKMKLKFPDPPHFILCVLPERKTSDIYGPWKKVCLTEEGIHTQCISPTKINDQYLTNVLLKINSKLGGINSLLGIEYSYNIPLINKIPTLILGMDVSHGPPGQADVPSVAAVVGSKSWPLISRYRAAVRTQSPRLEMIDSLFQPVENTEKGDNGIMNELFVEFYRTSRARKPKQIIIFRDGVSEYQFNQVLNIEVDQIIKAYQRLGESDVPKFTVIVAQKNHHTKLFKAKGPENVPAGTVVDTKIVHPTNYDFYMCAHAGILGTSRPAHYHVLLDEIGFSPDDLQNLIHSLSYVNQRSTTATSIVAPVRYAHLAAAQFAQFTKSYDISEDGKVPELPRLHEKVESNMFFC from the exons ATGGAGACATCTTCATCTCTGCCACTGTCACCCATAAGTATAAAACCAGAGCAGCGCAGCCATCGAGATTATGCCATCACAACTAGACTTGGGGTTGGAACTACAGGCAGCCCAATAGAATTGTGCACCAATCACTTCAATGTTTCTGTGAGACAGCCGGATGTAGTATTTTACCAGTACAAT GTTAGTATCACCACAGAAAAGGGTGATGATGTCAAAGGAAAAGGAATAGGCAGAAAGCTTATGGACCAACTTTTCAAGAGTTACTCTTCTGATCTTGATGGTAAAAGGTTGGCATATGATGGAGAAAAGACTTTATATACTGTTGGTCCTCTGCCACAGAACGAATTTGACTTTCAAGTCATCTTGGAAGGTTCATTTTCAAAACG GGATTGTGGTGTCTCTGACGGTGGTAGTCCTTCCGGTACTTGCAAAAGATCAAAACGTTCTTTCTTGCCAAGAAGTTACAAGGTTCAGATACATTTTACTGCAGAAATACCGTTTAAGTCTGTTCTTGTCACTCAGCGAGGAGCCGATACACCAGATAAGAGTGCTCAGGATGCACTTAGAGTACTTGACACTGTACTGAGGCAGCGAGCAGCTGGAAG GGGATGTCTTTTGGTCAGGCAGGCATATTTCCATAACAATGGGTACTCCTTTGAGGTTGGGGGAGGTGTAAAAGGTATTAAAGGTCTCCACTCGAGCTTTCGTCCAACCCATGGAGGACTCTCGCTTAACATTG ATGtgtcaacaacaatgatcttaGAACCGGGCCCAGTTATTAAATTCCTGTTAGCCAATCAGAGTGTTGAGTCACCACGACAAATCGACTGGATTCAG GCCGCTAAAATGCTTAAACATATGCGGGTAAAGGCATCACACAGTAACATGGAATATAAAATCATAGGCCTAACTACGAAACCGTGCAATCAGCAACT GTTTTCAATGAAGATTAAAGATGGTGAACATGAAGGACAGCCTAGAGAGATTACTGTGTATGACTATTTCAAGCAAACTTACACAGCGCCTATTTCTTCTGCGTACTTGCCATGCCTTGATGTTGGCAAGTCAAATCGCCCCATCTATCTTCCACTGGAG TTTTGCAATCTTGTATCTTTGCAACGTTATACAAAAGCATTGTCAGGGAGGCAAAGAGCTTCACTTATTGAAAAATCAAGACAAAAACCTCTAGAGAGAATCAAAACACTCAATGAT GCCATGTGTACCAACTGCTACGACGAGGACCCATTTTTGGCTGGATGTGGCATCTCCATTGAAAAACAAATGACTCGAGTTGAAGGCCGGGTTCTTAAGCCCCCAATG CTAAAGTTTGGCAAGAATGAAGATTTTGAGCCTTGCAACGGACGGTGGAACTTTAACAACAAG ATGCTTCTAGAACCAAGACCTATTAAAAACTGGGCTATCGTTAACTTTTCTTCTCCATGCGACAGTAGTTACATTTCCCGTGAGCTTATAAGCTGTGGCATGAGGAAAGGCATT GAAATTGATCGACCTTTTGCACTAGTTGAAGAGGATCCACAGAATAAAAAAGCAGGTCCTGTTGAAAGGGTAGAAAAAGTTATTGCAAAGATGAAGTTAAAATTTCCAGATCCTCCTCATTTTATCCTCTGTGTCCTCCCAGAACGGAAAACTTCTGATATCTATG GTCCCTGGAAGAAAGTATGCCTCACTGAAGAAGGGATCCACACACAATGCATCTCCCCTACTAAGATCAATGACCAATATCTCACCAATGTACTTCTGAAGATAAATTCTAAG CTTGGAGGCATCAATTCTCTGTTGGGAATAGAGTACTCTTACAACATTCCATTGATAAACAAAATTCCCACCTTGATTTTGGGTATGGATGTATCTCATGGCCCTCCAGGTCAGGCAGATGTTCCTTCAGTAGCAGCG GTTGTTGGTTCAAAATCCTGGCCCTTAATCTCAAGGTATAGGGCAGCTGTAAGAACTCAGTCACCACGTCTGGAGATGATTGATTCGCTCTTCCAACCTGTCGAGAACACTGAGAAAGGAGATAACGGTATCATGAA CGAACTATTTGTAGAGTTCTACCGGACAAGCAGGGCACGGAAGCCTAAGCAGATTATCATTTTCAG GGATGGTGTGAGTGAATATCAGTTCAACCAAGTCTTGAACATCGAGGTGGACCAAATTATAAAG GCCTATCAACGTCTTGGTGAATCTGATGTGCCAAAATTCACTGTCATTGTGGCTCAAAAGAACCATCACACCAAGTTGTTTAAAGCTAAGGGTCCTGAAAATGTTCCTGCAG GGACTGTCGTGGACACCAAGATCGTACACCCAACAAACTATGATTTTTACATGTGTGCTCATGCAGGAATATTA GGAACTTCAAGACCGGCTCATTACCATGTTTTACTTGATGAGATTGGTTTCTCCCCCGATGACTTGCAGAATCTCATCCATTCTCTCTCCTATGT CAACCAACGTAGCACAACTGCAACTTCGATAG
- the LOC104749569 gene encoding probable tyrosine-protein phosphatase At1g05000, with amino-acid sequence MKLIEKTMNKTKFMTMEEEEEDRGEGFHKIEVAMIDRSNLSPPPAAGATATAPLREVSGDLIPPLNFAMVDNGIFRSGFPDTANFPFIKSLGLRSIISLCPEPYPENNMQFLKSNGISLFQFGIDGSKSKCLPGLENEVWLHIWGSKHHKEGSYTNGNSKTSVLF; translated from the exons ATGAAACTGATTGAGAAGACGATGAACAAGACCAAGTTTATGACtatggaagaggaggaggaagacagAGGTGAGGGTTTCCACAAGATCGAGGTAGCTATGATTGACCGGAGCAACTTATCTCCGCCGCCAGCTGCTGGTGCTACTGCTACTGCACCATTGCGTGAGGTTTCCGGCGACCTGATTCCACCGTTGAACTTTGCGATGGTCGATAACGGTATCTTCCGGTCTGGTTTCCCGGACACAGCGAACTTCCCCTTCATCAAGAGTCTTGGCCTTCGCTCAATCAT ATCTTTGTGTCCAGAGCCGTATCCGGAGAACAACATGCAGTTCCTCAAATCCAATGGAATTAGTCTTTTCCAGTTTGGCATTGACGGCTCCAAGTCCAAG TGTCTGCCCGGATTAGAGAACGAGGTTTGGTTGCATATTTGGGGTTCTAAGCATCACAAAGAGGGTTCCTATACAAATGGAAATTCGAAAACTTCGGTATTATTCTGA
- the LOC104749573 gene encoding E3 ubiquitin-protein ligase COP1 isoform X2, with the protein MEDISTDPLVPAVKPDPMRTSSAGGGEGANNRLEIDDGGSGGSEIGAPDLDKDLLCPICMQVIKDAFLTACGHSFCYMCIITHLRNKSDCPCCTQHLTNNQLYPNFLLDKLLKKTSARHVSKTASPLDQFREALQRGCDVSIKEVDSLLTLLAERKRKMEQEEAERNMQILLDFLHCLRKQKVDELNEVQTDLQYIKEDINAVERHRIDLYRARDRYSVKLRMLGDDPSTRNAWPHEKNHSGFNSNSLSIRGGNLLGNYQNKKVEGKPQGSSHGLPKKDALSGSDSQSLNQSTVSMARKKRIHAQFNDLQECYLQKRRQLVDQPNSKQENDKSVVRREGYSNGLADFQSVLTTFTRYSRLRVIAEIRHGDIFHSANIVSSIEFDRDDELFATAGVSRCIKVFDFSSVVNEPADMQCPIVEMSTRSKLSCLSWNKHEKNHIASSDYEGIVTVWDVTTRQSLMEYEEHEKRAWSVDFSRTEPSMLVSGSDDCKVKVWCTRQEASVLNIDMKANICCVKYNPGSSNYIAVGSADHHIHYYDLRNISQPLHVFSGHKKAVSYVKFLSNNELASASTDSTLRLWDVKDNLPVRTFRGHTNEKNFVGLTVNSEYLACGSETNEVYVYHKEITRPVTSHRFGSPDMDDAEEEAGSYFISAVCWKSDSPTMLTANSQGTIKVLVLAA; encoded by the exons ATGGAAGATATTTCGACGGATCCGCTTGTTCCGGCGGTGAAACCTGACCCGATGAGGACATCTTCAGCTGGTGGCGGGGAAGGTGCTAATAACCGTCTTGAAATTGACGACGGAGGAAGCGGTGGTTCTGAGATTGGAGCGCCGGATCTGGATAAAGACTTGCTATGTCCGATTTGTATGCAGGTTATCAAAGATGCTTTCCTGACGGCGTGTGGTCATAGTTTCTGCTATATGTGTATCATCACGCACCTTAGGAACAAGAGTGATTGTCCTTGTTGTACCCAACATCTCACCAATAATCAGCTTTACCCTAATTTCTTACTCGATAAG CTATTGAAGAAAACCTCAGCTCGGCATGTGTCAAAAACTGCGTCGCCCTTGGATCAGTTTCGGGAAGCACTACAAAGG GGTTGTGATGTGTCAATTAAGGAGGTTGATAGTCTTCTTACACTTCTTGCggaaaggaagaggaaaatggaACAGGAAGAAGCTGAGAGGAACATGCAGATACTCTTGGACTTTTTACATTGTTTAAGGAAGCAAAAAGTTGATGAACTAAATGAG GTGCAAACTGATCTCCAGTATATCAAAGAGGATATAAATGCCGTTGAGAGACATAGAATAGATTTATACCGAGCTAGGGACAGATATTCTGTGAAGTTGCGGATGCTCGGAGATGATCCAAGCACAAGAAATGCATGGCCACATGAGAAGAATCACAGTGGTTTCAACTCCAATTCTCTGAGCATAAGAGGAGGAAATTTGTTAGGcaattatcaaaacaaaaaggtagaGGGAAAGCCACAAGGAAGCTCTCATGGGCTACCCAAGAAGGACGCACTGAGTGGGTCAGATTCCCAAAGTTTGAATCAGTCAACTGTCTCTATGGCTAGAAAGAAACGGATCCATGCGCAG TTCAATGATCTACAAGAATGTTACCTCCAAAAGCGGCGTCAGTTGGTAGACCAACCAAATAGTAAACAAGAAAATGATAAGAGTGTAGTACGGAGGGAAGGCTATAGCAACGGCCTTGCAGATTTTCAATCTGTGTTGACTACCTTCACTCGTTACAG TCGTCTAAGAGTCATAGCAGAAATCCGGCATGGGGATATATTTCATTCTGCCAACATTGTCTCAAG CATAGAGTTTGATCGTGATGATGAGCTGTTTGCCACTGCTGGTGTTTCTAGATGTATAAAGGTTTTTGACTTCTCTTCG GTTGTAAATGAACCAGCAGATATGCAGTGTCCGATTGTGGAGATGTCAACTCGGTCTAAACTTAGTTGCTTGAGTTGGAATAAGCATGAGAAAAATCATATAGCAAGCAGTGATTATGAAGGAATAGTAACGGTGTGGGATGTAACTACTAGGCAG AGTCTTATGGAGTATGAAGAGCACGAAAAACGTGCATGGAGTGTTGACTTTTCACGAACAGAACCATCAATGCTCGTATCTGGTAGTGATGATTGCAAG GTTAAAGTTTGGTGCACAAGGCAGGAAGCAAGTGTGCTTAATATTGATATGAAAGCAAACATATGTTGTGTCAAGTACAATCCGGGCTCAAGCAACTACATTGCG GTCGGATCAGCTGATCATCACATCCATTATTACGATCTAAGAAACATAAGCCAACCACTTCACGTCTTCAGTGGACACAAGAAAGCAGTTTCTTATGTTAAATTTTTGTCCAACAACGAGCTCGCTTCTGCATCCACAGATAGCACACTGCGCTTATGGGATGTCAAAGACAACTTGCCA GTTCGAACCTTCAGAGGACACACTAATGAGAAGAACTTTGTGGGTCTCACAGTAAATAGCGAGTATCTTGCCTGTGGAAGCGAGACAaacgaagtatatgtatatcACAAG GAGATCACGAGACCGGTAACTTCGCACAGATTTGGATCACCAGACATGGACGATGCAGAGGAAGAGGCAGGTTCCTACTTTATAAGTGCGGTTTGCTGGAAGAGTGATAGTCCCACGATGCTGACTGCGAATAGTCAAGGAACCATCAAAGTTCTG GTACTCGCTGCGTGA
- the LOC104749570 gene encoding probable tyrosine-protein phosphatase At1g05000, which produces MKLIEKTMNKTKFMTMEEEEEDRGEGFHKIEVAMIDRSNLSPPPAAGATATAPLREVSGDLIPPLNFAMVDNGIFRSGFPDTANFPFIKSLGLRSIISLCPEPYPENNMQFLKSNGISLFQFGIDGSKSKCLPGLENEVWLHIWGSKHHKEGSYTNGNSKTSEPFVDILDHKIREALKVLLDEKNHPLLIHCKRGKHRTGCLVGCMRKLQKWCLTSIFDEYQRFAAAKARVSDQRFMELFDVSNLKHIPMSFSCTSR; this is translated from the exons ATGAAACTGATTGAGAAGACGATGAACAAGACCAAGTTTATGACtatggaagaggaggaggaagacagAGGTGAGGGTTTCCACAAGATCGAGGTAGCTATGATTGACCGGAGCAACTTATCTCCGCCGCCAGCTGCTGGTGCTACTGCTACTGCACCATTGCGTGAGGTTTCCGGCGACCTGATTCCACCGTTGAACTTTGCGATGGTCGATAACGGTATCTTCCGGTCTGGTTTCCCGGACACAGCGAACTTCCCCTTCATCAAGAGTCTTGGCCTTCGCTCAATCAT ATCTTTGTGTCCAGAGCCGTATCCGGAGAACAACATGCAGTTCCTCAAATCCAATGGAATTAGTCTTTTCCAGTTTGGCATTGACGGCTCCAAGTCCAAG TGTCTGCCCGGATTAGAGAACGAGGTTTGGTTGCATATTTGGGGTTCTAAGCATCACAAAGAGGGTTCCTATACAAATGGAAATTCGAAAACTTCG GAGCCATTTGTAGATATCCTAGATCATAAAATCCGTGAAGCACTTAAAGTCCTTCTTG ATGAGAAGAACCATCCACTTTTGATTCATTGCAAACGAGGCAAG CATAGAACCGGGTGTCTTGTTGGATGCATGAGGAAACTCCAGAAATGGTGCTTGACATCGATATTTGACGAGTATCAGCGATTTGCAGCGGCTAAAGCTAGAGTATCGGATCAAAGGTTCATGGAGTTGTTCGACGTTTCAAACTTGAAGCACATTCCAATGTCATTCTCTTGCACCAGTAGGTAA
- the LOC104749573 gene encoding E3 ubiquitin-protein ligase COP1 isoform X1 — MEDISTDPLVPAVKPDPMRTSSAGGGEGANNRLEIDDGGSGGSEIGAPDLDKDLLCPICMQVIKDAFLTACGHSFCYMCIITHLRNKSDCPCCTQHLTNNQLYPNFLLDKLLKKTSARHVSKTASPLDQFREALQRGCDVSIKEVDSLLTLLAERKRKMEQEEAERNMQILLDFLHCLRKQKVDELNEVQTDLQYIKEDINAVERHRIDLYRARDRYSVKLRMLGDDPSTRNAWPHEKNHSGFNSNSLSIRGGNLLGNYQNKKVEGKPQGSSHGLPKKDALSGSDSQSLNQSTVSMARKKRIHAQFNDLQECYLQKRRQLVDQPNSKQENDKSVVRREGYSNGLADFQSVLTTFTRYSRLRVIAEIRHGDIFHSANIVSSIEFDRDDELFATAGVSRCIKVFDFSSVVNEPADMQCPIVEMSTRSKLSCLSWNKHEKNHIASSDYEGIVTVWDVTTRQSLMEYEEHEKRAWSVDFSRTEPSMLVSGSDDCKVKVWCTRQEASVLNIDMKANICCVKYNPGSSNYIAVGSADHHIHYYDLRNISQPLHVFSGHKKAVSYVKFLSNNELASASTDSTLRLWDVKDNLPVRTFRGHTNEKNFVGLTVNSEYLACGSETNEVYVYHKEITRPVTSHRFGSPDMDDAEEEAGSYFISAVCWKSDSPTMLTANSQGTIKVLVLAA, encoded by the exons ATGGAAGATATTTCGACGGATCCGCTTGTTCCGGCGGTGAAACCTGACCCGATGAGGACATCTTCAGCTGGTGGCGGGGAAGGTGCTAATAACCGTCTTGAAATTGACGACGGAGGAAGCGGTGGTTCTGAGATTGGAGCGCCGGATCTGGATAAAGACTTGCTATGTCCGATTTGTATGCAGGTTATCAAAGATGCTTTCCTGACGGCGTGTGGTCATAGTTTCTGCTATATGTGTATCATCACGCACCTTAGGAACAAGAGTGATTGTCCTTGTTGTACCCAACATCTCACCAATAATCAGCTTTACCCTAATTTCTTACTCGATAAG CTATTGAAGAAAACCTCAGCTCGGCATGTGTCAAAAACTGCGTCGCCCTTGGATCAGTTTCGGGAAGCACTACAAAGG GGTTGTGATGTGTCAATTAAGGAGGTTGATAGTCTTCTTACACTTCTTGCggaaaggaagaggaaaatggaACAGGAAGAAGCTGAGAGGAACATGCAGATACTCTTGGACTTTTTACATTGTTTAAGGAAGCAAAAAGTTGATGAACTAAATGAG GTGCAAACTGATCTCCAGTATATCAAAGAGGATATAAATGCCGTTGAGAGACATAGAATAGATTTATACCGAGCTAGGGACAGATATTCTGTGAAGTTGCGGATGCTCGGAGATGATCCAAGCACAAGAAATGCATGGCCACATGAGAAGAATCACAGTGGTTTCAACTCCAATTCTCTGAGCATAAGAGGAGGAAATTTGTTAGGcaattatcaaaacaaaaaggtagaGGGAAAGCCACAAGGAAGCTCTCATGGGCTACCCAAGAAGGACGCACTGAGTGGGTCAGATTCCCAAAGTTTGAATCAGTCAACTGTCTCTATGGCTAGAAAGAAACGGATCCATGCGCAG TTCAATGATCTACAAGAATGTTACCTCCAAAAGCGGCGTCAGTTGGTAGACCAACCAAATAGTAAACAAGAAAATGATAAGAGTGTAGTACGGAGGGAAGGCTATAGCAACGGCCTTGCAGATTTTCAATCTGTGTTGACTACCTTCACTCGTTACAG TCGTCTAAGAGTCATAGCAGAAATCCGGCATGGGGATATATTTCATTCTGCCAACATTGTCTCAAG CATAGAGTTTGATCGTGATGATGAGCTGTTTGCCACTGCTGGTGTTTCTAGATGTATAAAGGTTTTTGACTTCTCTTCG GTTGTAAATGAACCAGCAGATATGCAGTGTCCGATTGTGGAGATGTCAACTCGGTCTAAACTTAGTTGCTTGAGTTGGAATAAGCATGAGAAAAATCATATAGCAAGCAGTGATTATGAAGGAATAGTAACGGTGTGGGATGTAACTACTAGGCAG AGTCTTATGGAGTATGAAGAGCACGAAAAACGTGCATGGAGTGTTGACTTTTCACGAACAGAACCATCAATGCTCGTATCTGGTAGTGATGATTGCAAG GTTAAAGTTTGGTGCACAAGGCAGGAAGCAAGTGTGCTTAATATTGATATGAAAGCAAACATATGTTGTGTCAAGTACAATCCGGGCTCAAGCAACTACATTGCG GTCGGATCAGCTGATCATCACATCCATTATTACGATCTAAGAAACATAAGCCAACCACTTCACGTCTTCAGTGGACACAAGAAAGCAGTTTCTTATGTTAAATTTTTGTCCAACAACGAGCTCGCTTCTGCATCCACAGATAGCACACTGCGCTTATGGGATGTCAAAGACAACTTGCCA GTTCGAACCTTCAGAGGACACACTAATGAGAAGAACTTTGTGGGTCTCACAGTAAATAGCGAGTATCTTGCCTGTGGAAGCGAGACAaacgaagtatatgtatatcACAAG GAGATCACGAGACCGGTAACTTCGCACAGATTTGGATCACCAGACATGGACGATGCAGAGGAAGAGGCAGGTTCCTACTTTATAAGTGCGGTTTGCTGGAAGAGTGATAGTCCCACGATGCTGACTGCGAATAGTCAAGGAACCATCAAAGTTCTGGTACTCGCTGCGTGA
- the LOC104749573 gene encoding E3 ubiquitin-protein ligase COP1 isoform X3, with protein sequence MCQKLRRPWISFGKHYKGQGCDVSIKEVDSLLTLLAERKRKMEQEEAERNMQILLDFLHCLRKQKVDELNEVQTDLQYIKEDINAVERHRIDLYRARDRYSVKLRMLGDDPSTRNAWPHEKNHSGFNSNSLSIRGGNLLGNYQNKKVEGKPQGSSHGLPKKDALSGSDSQSLNQSTVSMARKKRIHAQFNDLQECYLQKRRQLVDQPNSKQENDKSVVRREGYSNGLADFQSVLTTFTRYSRLRVIAEIRHGDIFHSANIVSSIEFDRDDELFATAGVSRCIKVFDFSSVVNEPADMQCPIVEMSTRSKLSCLSWNKHEKNHIASSDYEGIVTVWDVTTRQSLMEYEEHEKRAWSVDFSRTEPSMLVSGSDDCKVKVWCTRQEASVLNIDMKANICCVKYNPGSSNYIAVGSADHHIHYYDLRNISQPLHVFSGHKKAVSYVKFLSNNELASASTDSTLRLWDVKDNLPVRTFRGHTNEKNFVGLTVNSEYLACGSETNEVYVYHKEITRPVTSHRFGSPDMDDAEEEAGSYFISAVCWKSDSPTMLTANSQGTIKVLVLAA encoded by the exons ATGTGTCAAAAACTGCGTCGCCCTTGGATCAGTTTCGGGAAGCACTACAAAGG ACAGGGTTGTGATGTGTCAATTAAGGAGGTTGATAGTCTTCTTACACTTCTTGCggaaaggaagaggaaaatggaACAGGAAGAAGCTGAGAGGAACATGCAGATACTCTTGGACTTTTTACATTGTTTAAGGAAGCAAAAAGTTGATGAACTAAATGAG GTGCAAACTGATCTCCAGTATATCAAAGAGGATATAAATGCCGTTGAGAGACATAGAATAGATTTATACCGAGCTAGGGACAGATATTCTGTGAAGTTGCGGATGCTCGGAGATGATCCAAGCACAAGAAATGCATGGCCACATGAGAAGAATCACAGTGGTTTCAACTCCAATTCTCTGAGCATAAGAGGAGGAAATTTGTTAGGcaattatcaaaacaaaaaggtagaGGGAAAGCCACAAGGAAGCTCTCATGGGCTACCCAAGAAGGACGCACTGAGTGGGTCAGATTCCCAAAGTTTGAATCAGTCAACTGTCTCTATGGCTAGAAAGAAACGGATCCATGCGCAG TTCAATGATCTACAAGAATGTTACCTCCAAAAGCGGCGTCAGTTGGTAGACCAACCAAATAGTAAACAAGAAAATGATAAGAGTGTAGTACGGAGGGAAGGCTATAGCAACGGCCTTGCAGATTTTCAATCTGTGTTGACTACCTTCACTCGTTACAG TCGTCTAAGAGTCATAGCAGAAATCCGGCATGGGGATATATTTCATTCTGCCAACATTGTCTCAAG CATAGAGTTTGATCGTGATGATGAGCTGTTTGCCACTGCTGGTGTTTCTAGATGTATAAAGGTTTTTGACTTCTCTTCG GTTGTAAATGAACCAGCAGATATGCAGTGTCCGATTGTGGAGATGTCAACTCGGTCTAAACTTAGTTGCTTGAGTTGGAATAAGCATGAGAAAAATCATATAGCAAGCAGTGATTATGAAGGAATAGTAACGGTGTGGGATGTAACTACTAGGCAG AGTCTTATGGAGTATGAAGAGCACGAAAAACGTGCATGGAGTGTTGACTTTTCACGAACAGAACCATCAATGCTCGTATCTGGTAGTGATGATTGCAAG GTTAAAGTTTGGTGCACAAGGCAGGAAGCAAGTGTGCTTAATATTGATATGAAAGCAAACATATGTTGTGTCAAGTACAATCCGGGCTCAAGCAACTACATTGCG GTCGGATCAGCTGATCATCACATCCATTATTACGATCTAAGAAACATAAGCCAACCACTTCACGTCTTCAGTGGACACAAGAAAGCAGTTTCTTATGTTAAATTTTTGTCCAACAACGAGCTCGCTTCTGCATCCACAGATAGCACACTGCGCTTATGGGATGTCAAAGACAACTTGCCA GTTCGAACCTTCAGAGGACACACTAATGAGAAGAACTTTGTGGGTCTCACAGTAAATAGCGAGTATCTTGCCTGTGGAAGCGAGACAaacgaagtatatgtatatcACAAG GAGATCACGAGACCGGTAACTTCGCACAGATTTGGATCACCAGACATGGACGATGCAGAGGAAGAGGCAGGTTCCTACTTTATAAGTGCGGTTTGCTGGAAGAGTGATAGTCCCACGATGCTGACTGCGAATAGTCAAGGAACCATCAAAGTTCTGGTACTCGCTGCGTGA